Proteins encoded in a region of the Vicia villosa cultivar HV-30 ecotype Madison, WI linkage group LG5, Vvil1.0, whole genome shotgun sequence genome:
- the LOC131607582 gene encoding probable WRKY transcription factor 13 codes for MSEIVINNLFEEHIPTPMGFIPLPTNLTFPSLGCNNQSLKPFTSIASSLTSEISSDSTSQTLLTTTTNPQKSKEYLTPSFEDGTTQFLSLQRSTLNPWAILGGGVGDHYFNNNNNDKRSGVVHDNYHLGVCSTSSMKMKKMKGRKKVREPRFCFKTLSADVDVLDDGYKWRKYGQKVVKNTQHPRSYYRCTQENCRVKKRVERLGEDPRMVITTYEGRHVHTPSNELEDSQNQSQFESFLW; via the exons ATGTCTGAAATTGTTATAAACAATTTATTTGAGGAACATATTCCCACACCAATGGGTTTCATTCCACTCCCAACAAACCTAACTTTCCCTTCTTTGGGTTGCAATAATCAATCTTTGAAACCTTTCACTTCCATAGCTTCTTCACTTACATCTGAAATATCATCAGATTCTACATCACAAACCCTACTCACAACAACAACCAATcctcaaaaatcaaaagaatatCTCACTCCAAGCTTTGAAGATGGAACTACTCAATTCCTATCCTTGCAGAGATCCACTCTAAATCCATG GGCAATATTAGGAGGAGGAGTAGGTGATCATtacttcaataataataataatgataagagAAGTGGAGTAGTTCATGATAATTATCATTTGGGAGTTTGTTCTACTTCTagcatgaagatgaagaaaatgaagggaAGAAAGAAAGTGAGAGAGCCTAGGTTTTGCTTCAAGACACTGAGTGCTGATGTTGATGTTTTGGATGATGGTTACAAGTGGAGGAAGTATGGACAAAAAGTTGTAAAGAACACACAACACCCAAG AAGCTATTACCGTTGCACTCAAGAGAATTGTCGTGTAAAGAAACGTGTGGAGCGTTTAGGGGAAGATCCAAGGATGGTGATAACCACATATGAAGGGAGACATGTACACACTCCATCAAATGAGCTTGAAGATTCTCAAAATCAATCTCAATTTGAGAGTTTCTTGTGGTAG
- the LOC131605620 gene encoding uncharacterized protein LOC131605620, producing the protein MSQSSPSKKSSPSSETSSGSRAPNVVSDQDVVLNVVPLNSVPATDPVRIVTRILNEGHQVDGISVPLAQIPASENSKDDQDGQDDASKDQGDVETSVDNNDEKTPGAKDVETSEAINVETSGTKDAEILEPEKAEEVPVAPSKETLNEGPTVHDVVNLDDLDDYIDIADDELISSISHRVKTHKGKQVCDQDFSKPQVTPQVTPQKKVTIKKIKKVPAEPSTTGSKTAVKKRKERSVSVPEDDVLSDVPDIPSKKKIAVTKSSTKIRDVPLDNIYLHYASNAIQWKFVYQRRLALERELANDALECQEVMKLIKSAGLIKTVTHLSKCYEMLVKEFIVNLSQDCGDGRTDDFHKVYVRRKCIDFSPAVINLYLGRDAEAQPELEVTDNEVCKVITGGKVKKWPIKSKLSASSLNVRYALLHKIGAANWVPTNHTSTIVVGLGRFIYAVGTKTKFDYGTYIFDQTMRHVGTSATKLPIAFPSLICGIILKQHPGILKSKDYVCKRESTLSFHYKLLQRSDDMTSDGTSQPSKSVNKALLIAELKETCQELDNRKLKLEKLIQSLEQSTDDDLAGERDGDNMDEDKGAEEEAEEAEAEGAESGSSDAAEETSSSSDDNPGGSSDEDNDGSDD; encoded by the exons ATGTCTCAGAGTTCTCCCTCAAAGAAATCTTCTCCTTCCTCTGAAACATCATCAGGTTCTAGGGCACCCAATGTGGTGAGTGATCAAGATGTTGTGTTGAatgttgtgccattgaactcTGTTCCTGCTACCGATCCTGTTC GTATTGTcacaagaatcttgaatgaagggcaccAGGTTGATGGAATatctgttcctctagcccaaatTCCTGCCTCTGAGAACAGCAAAGATGATCAAGATGGTCAAGATGATGCTAGCAAAGATCAGggtgatgttgagacatctgttgaCAACAATGATGAGAAGACCCCTGGTGccaaagatgttgagacatctgaagctatcaatgttgaaaCATCTGGTACTAAAGATGCTGAGATTCTTGAACCTGAGAAAGCTGaagaggttcctgttgctccttctaAAGAAACCCTTAATGAAGGCCCTACTGTGCATGATGTGGTGAATCTGGATGATCTGGATGATTATATTGACATTGCTGATGATGAGCTCATCTCTAGCATCTCTCATAGAGTCAAGACTCATAAGGGCAAACAGGTTTGTGATCAAGATTTTTCCAAACCTCAAGTTACTCCTCAAGTTACTCCTCAAAAGAAGGTCACTATAAAGAAGATCAAGAAGGTTCCTGCTGAACCTTCAACCACTGGGAGCAAGACTGcagtgaagaagaggaaggaaagaagtgTTTCTGTTCCTGAAGACGATGTcttaagtgatgtccctgacatcccatcaaagaagaagattgctgtcaCAAAATCCTCCACAAAGATTCGTGATGTTCCTTTGGACAACATTTATTTGCACTATGCTTCAAATGCTATCCAGTGGAAGTTTGtttatcaaagaaggctggctcTAGAAAGAGAATTAGCTAATGATGCTCTGGAATGTCAAGAGGTCATGAAGCTCATCAAGTCTGCAGGTTTGATTAAAACTGTTACTCATCTTTCAAAGtgttatgaaatgcttgtgaaggaATTTATTGTGAACTTGTCTCAAGATTGTGGTGATGGAAGAACTGATGATTTTCATAAGGTGTATGTTAGAAGAAAGTGTATAGATTTTTCCCCTGCAGTTATCAACCTATATCTAGGTAGAGATGCtgaggctcaacctgagcttgaagtgactGATAATGAGGTGTGCAAGGTAATCACTGGTGGTAAGGTTAAGAAGTGGCCCATAAAGAGCAAACTGTCTGCTAGTTCTCTTAATGTCAGGTATGCATTGCTGCACAAAATTGGTGCTGCTAATTGGGTGCCTACCAATCACACTTCTACCATTGTTGTTGGCCTAGGAAGATTCATATATGCTGTGGGAACCAAGACAAAATTTGACTATGGGACTTACATATTTGATCAAACTATGAGGCATGTTGGTACCTCTGCTACCAAGCTTCCCATTGCCTTCCCATCTCTGATATGTGGGATAATCCTCAAGCAACACCCTGGAATTCTGAAAAGTAAAGATTATGTATGTAAGAGGGAGAGTACTTTGtcttttcactacaagctgcttcaGAGGTCTGATGACATGACATCTGATGGGACATCACAACCCAGCAAGTCTGTGAACAAAGCCCTTCTTATTGCTGAGCTGAAAGAGACTTGTCAAGAGTTGGACAACAGGAAGCTGAAACTTGAAAAGCTCATCcaaagtcttgagcagtctaCAGATGATGACCTTGCTGGTGAGAGGGATGGTGACAATATGGATGAAGACAAAGGTGCTGAGGAAGAGGCTGAGGAAGCTGAAGCTGAGGGTGCTGAAAGTGGGAGTAGTGATGCTGCTGAAGAGACTAGTAGCTCAAGTGATGACAATCCTGGTGGCTCTAGTGATGAAGACAATGATGGGTCTGATGATTAG